In the Terriglobia bacterium genome, one interval contains:
- a CDS encoding MFS transporter, with protein MTNRRDVIHATFWGLGVAAVLLVAIFIGSNSLKHYDAALVPYTGACVFSAFGIGYRFAMWLRRPPTRKYWFRGWQIFFRPSKLARNVVRLAQVFFSDFVEQRFIEKRSPARWAAHWLIAWGCILAAAVTFPLSFGWVHFESAPNNQEIYRGFVFGQHVSTFHLGTITAALTFNILDISAVMVLMGVALALFRRARDRGAISVQQFAQDMMPLLMLFAISITGLFLTASTHLLHGLNYGFLSLLHAVTVIFTLLYLPFGKFFHVFQRPAQIGVQFYKEEGARTEQAMCLRCGAPFASRMHVEDLKNVENSLGIHYQLPGGGHYQDVCPACRRKSLAMAQDEKWREQGTRAAASQPAGGIWPNHQ; from the coding sequence ATGACGAACCGACGAGACGTGATTCACGCGACGTTCTGGGGGCTGGGTGTGGCCGCAGTGCTGCTGGTGGCTATCTTCATTGGAAGCAATTCACTGAAGCATTATGACGCGGCTCTTGTGCCGTACACCGGCGCTTGCGTGTTCTCGGCCTTTGGCATCGGATACCGTTTTGCCATGTGGCTGCGGCGTCCACCAACGCGCAAATACTGGTTTCGCGGCTGGCAAATCTTTTTTCGTCCTTCAAAACTGGCGCGCAATGTTGTCCGGCTGGCGCAAGTGTTCTTCTCCGATTTCGTTGAGCAACGGTTCATTGAAAAGCGGTCGCCCGCCCGCTGGGCTGCCCACTGGCTGATTGCCTGGGGCTGCATTCTGGCCGCAGCCGTGACCTTTCCACTTTCTTTTGGATGGGTGCATTTTGAGAGCGCACCCAACAATCAGGAAATCTATCGCGGGTTTGTTTTTGGCCAGCACGTCTCAACCTTTCATCTGGGTACCATCACCGCTGCGCTTACCTTCAACATTCTGGATATTTCCGCTGTGATGGTGCTGATGGGAGTTGCTCTCGCATTGTTCCGGCGGGCGCGCGACCGGGGAGCTATCTCCGTCCAGCAGTTCGCGCAGGATATGATGCCGCTGCTGATGCTCTTCGCGATTTCGATCACAGGACTCTTCCTGACGGCATCAACGCACTTGCTGCATGGCCTGAACTACGGTTTTCTCTCGCTGTTGCACGCCGTGACCGTGATCTTCACTCTTCTGTATCTGCCATTTGGAAAGTTCTTTCATGTCTTCCAGCGGCCGGCGCAGATTGGCGTGCAGTTCTACAAGGAAGAAGGCGCGCGGACGGAGCAAGCCATGTGCTTGCGCTGCGGAGCGCCTTTCGCGTCACGAATGCACGTTGAAGACCTGAAGAATGTGGAGAATTCACTGGGAATTCATTATCAGCTTCCGGGTGGAGGCCATTATCAGGATGTATGTCCCGCGTGCCGACG
- a CDS encoding IclR family transcriptional regulator, translated as MAPKSLPTRKHAKKTVIGRGSTIQVIDRLARVLEVFAGNGRQMKVRELASTLHLRRSTAHRYLASLSHAGFLRSEGEGAYALGPLLIQLGAAAVGGVQIVELAENYLSQLAEEAQETAVLSLWSGDCPVVVRVREPQSKLVQLHIRLGAMLPLDSAQGHLYLAFHPDRQRVHQLLTHFSEGQRREIERGMSDAQKNGVFVNSRVAEGIRAVAAPVFDHELIAGTIAFVGTLSSVPADPDSGLAQALKNAAQRLSRDLGRGRDVAAVKSATA; from the coding sequence ATGGCTCCAAAGTCACTACCAACCCGAAAGCACGCTAAAAAGACCGTGATTGGACGGGGTTCTACGATTCAAGTCATTGACCGGCTGGCACGCGTATTGGAAGTTTTCGCGGGCAACGGACGCCAGATGAAAGTTCGAGAACTCGCCTCTACGCTGCACCTGCGGCGCTCCACCGCTCACCGTTATCTGGCTTCGCTCTCACATGCAGGCTTTCTGCGCTCTGAAGGCGAAGGCGCATATGCCCTGGGTCCTTTGTTGATCCAGCTTGGCGCGGCGGCAGTTGGCGGCGTGCAGATCGTGGAACTGGCTGAGAATTATCTTTCTCAACTGGCTGAAGAAGCGCAGGAGACGGCCGTATTGAGCCTGTGGTCAGGGGATTGTCCCGTTGTTGTGCGTGTGCGGGAACCTCAGTCAAAGCTGGTGCAACTGCACATCCGGCTGGGCGCGATGTTGCCGCTCGATTCCGCCCAGGGCCATCTTTATTTAGCTTTTCATCCAGACCGCCAGCGTGTTCATCAACTGCTAACACATTTTTCTGAAGGCCAGCGCCGGGAGATAGAACGAGGGATGTCTGATGCGCAAAAAAACGGCGTCTTTGTGAACTCCAGAGTGGCTGAAGGTATTCGCGCTGTGGCCGCGCCAGTCTTCGATCATGAATTAATTGCTGGAACCATTGCGTTTGTCGGCACTCTATCTTCAGTGCCGGCCGATCCGGATTCCGGCTTGGCACAGGCATTAAAAAATGCAGCACAGCGGTTGTCGCGCGATCTGGGCCGCGGACGTGATGTCGCTGCGGTAAAGAGTGCAACGGCATAA
- a CDS encoding tRNA-dihydrouridine synthase has protein sequence MDFSIDLGKIRLKNPLICASSEITMTADGIRAAIDAGAGAVIAKSVNELPEAAAQLSKADYVLLDDDWRVIPWDSPRRRNASLFCRSGLAQMPLEQWLAMLVELDGYAKQKQSIVVGSITVAQPGPAAEIAGKMEAAGLRWVELNLGAPHGREASAVRQVTAQDAVRNYVRTVRRAVSIPLAVKLTAQADDPLALAAIAMEEGANMLVLTGRIQGFMPDIETQKPILGSWGAIGGGWALPASLYWVSKCWRSVSKEVPIIGTNGARTAEDVVRFLLSGARAVELASAAIINGLQIFPEIITGIRSYCERKHILQLQELIGKAADCGLAYSEIPAKTNQRFPWDV, from the coding sequence ATGGACTTCTCCATTGATCTGGGAAAAATCCGGCTGAAGAATCCTCTGATCTGCGCGTCCAGCGAAATCACCATGACCGCTGACGGTATCCGCGCCGCCATCGATGCGGGAGCCGGTGCGGTGATTGCAAAATCAGTGAACGAATTGCCTGAAGCAGCGGCGCAGCTATCAAAGGCCGATTACGTTCTGCTCGATGACGATTGGCGCGTCATCCCCTGGGACTCACCACGACGGCGGAATGCATCATTATTTTGCCGCTCCGGTCTCGCGCAGATGCCGCTTGAACAATGGCTGGCTATGCTTGTGGAGCTGGACGGTTACGCAAAACAGAAGCAGAGCATTGTCGTAGGCAGCATAACAGTCGCTCAACCCGGTCCCGCTGCGGAGATAGCAGGAAAAATGGAAGCGGCCGGGCTGCGTTGGGTCGAATTGAATCTAGGCGCCCCGCATGGACGCGAAGCCTCTGCTGTTCGCCAGGTTACCGCGCAAGATGCGGTGCGCAACTATGTCCGGACGGTGCGGCGCGCGGTTTCCATTCCACTCGCGGTCAAGCTTACCGCGCAGGCGGATGATCCGCTGGCTCTGGCGGCAATCGCGATGGAAGAAGGCGCTAACATGCTGGTGCTGACCGGGCGCATACAAGGCTTCATGCCCGATATCGAAACGCAAAAACCCATTCTCGGCTCATGGGGCGCGATCGGTGGAGGCTGGGCACTGCCCGCAAGTCTCTACTGGGTCAGCAAATGTTGGCGAAGCGTCTCAAAAGAAGTTCCCATCATCGGCACCAATGGCGCGCGCACGGCGGAAGATGTTGTACGGTTTCTATTGAGTGGAGCGCGAGCCGTGGAACTGGCGAGCGCCGCTATCATCAACGGCCTGCAAATTTTTCCTGAGATCATTACCGGCATCCGTAGCTATTGTGAGCGCAAACACATTCTGCAGCTTCAGGAACTCATCGGCAAAGCTGCTGATTGCGGTTTGGCATATAGTGAAATACCCGCTAAAACGAATCAGCGCTTCCCGTGGGATGTCTGA
- a CDS encoding NarK/NasA family nitrate transporter, with protein MNSKSSRSNTLQLILGTGAFALCFAVFGSVSAMMPVLKKTFHLAPVQASIAMAIPVLLGSLGRIPLGLLTDRMGGRKVFTWTMIVSVIAAVLMGKVESYPQLLLFGFFTGIALASFSVGVAFVSGWYPPEKQGFALGVYGAGNVGQSLAAFGAPLLFIHLGFRNTFWTFAGLLAVWTVIFFSFAKDAPRTAPPKSLRQMVRPLREGMSWVLSFFYFLTFGGFVAMSIYLPMFLTELFKLTPQDAGMRTAGFVLLATVMRPVGGWLSDKIGGLTILIGIFPFVTAMALLLTFQTMVPFTLGALGMAVAIGLGNGAVFKLVPQYFPQSVGAVTGLVGAMGGLGGFFPPLALGLIRQQTGSFIWGFVLLGCFALICLLVAKLTAQGRFQKHIATVA; from the coding sequence ATGAACTCTAAATCCAGTCGCTCGAATACATTGCAGTTGATTCTCGGCACAGGCGCGTTCGCACTTTGTTTTGCTGTTTTTGGCTCGGTTTCCGCCATGATGCCGGTGCTCAAAAAGACGTTCCACCTTGCGCCTGTGCAGGCCAGCATCGCCATGGCAATTCCGGTTTTGCTGGGCAGCCTGGGACGGATTCCGCTGGGTCTTCTCACCGATCGTATGGGAGGACGAAAGGTCTTTACCTGGACCATGATCGTGTCCGTAATAGCGGCGGTATTGATGGGCAAGGTTGAAAGTTATCCGCAACTGCTTTTGTTCGGCTTCTTTACTGGAATCGCGCTGGCCAGTTTTTCAGTCGGAGTGGCTTTTGTCAGCGGATGGTATCCCCCGGAAAAACAGGGATTTGCTCTTGGCGTTTACGGCGCCGGCAACGTTGGACAATCCCTGGCCGCTTTCGGAGCGCCACTATTATTCATACACCTGGGTTTCCGCAATACGTTTTGGACCTTCGCAGGATTGCTGGCCGTGTGGACCGTAATCTTTTTCTCGTTTGCCAAAGATGCGCCGCGCACTGCGCCACCCAAGTCGCTCAGGCAGATGGTCCGGCCTTTGCGCGAAGGTATGAGCTGGGTGCTGAGTTTTTTTTACTTCCTCACTTTCGGCGGTTTTGTGGCCATGAGTATTTATCTGCCTATGTTCCTCACGGAGCTTTTTAAGCTGACGCCGCAGGACGCAGGCATGAGGACTGCGGGGTTTGTTCTGTTGGCTACCGTCATGCGGCCCGTAGGAGGATGGCTCTCCGATAAGATCGGCGGCTTGACGATCCTGATCGGGATTTTCCCTTTTGTCACCGCAATGGCCTTGTTGCTGACCTTTCAGACAATGGTACCGTTCACCCTCGGGGCCTTGGGGATGGCCGTCGCTATTGGCCTGGGCAATGGCGCGGTGTTCAAGCTGGTCCCTCAATATTTCCCGCAGTCGGTGGGCGCCGTTACCGGTCTGGTGGGCGCAATGGGAGGACTGGGTGGATTCTTTCCTCCGCTGGCGCTGGGCCTCATTCGGCAGCAGACGGGTTCATTTATATGGGGGTTCGTGCTGCTGGGCTGCTTCGCACTGATTTGCCTGCTGGTGGCAAAGCTAACTGCGCAGGGCCGCTTCCAAAAGCATATCGCAACCGTGGCCTAG